The Triticum aestivum cultivar Chinese Spring chromosome 3A, IWGSC CS RefSeq v2.1, whole genome shotgun sequence genome includes a region encoding these proteins:
- the LOC123063262 gene encoding uncharacterized protein isoform X2 → MQQQLIKNGLFLVWAMFLAMLYFGGTMAISVQKLGENSTMKLKCDIFLSMFYMGIVLGNFAFAAKDLLGRIGLVMTFIFVWTWATRIDYHIDAASLASKPTAENGIKWLADYMKREHQTSTSYNPRTMQGYKYPVLIHNATGNSYSPVTLDKIWCDNIGVLSSSNSPHIRRLKDLCLSFALFHLVVRRYFGYSCPESKLDKSRALVLDGLLQTEQDYERAFQVIEAELAFLYDFFFTKYAAIMYGSKKYYCATSFAITVVCIGVGTWAISVSNKQVSILDDLLVETSTCDVVVTVAALVALSLFELLQICSYFASDWSKVSLVCTYATNPSWQKNDRIKKVLLLLGRPHRWLHYWRNTIGQYSVLDSFSSSSWDRLKQRFQSRKTGNPVELQMEVKKAVARVIKNSINGHLSNGASALMRHGMSDELCWACQTDDEFTLTHSILVWHVATGYCEIETIAGPNENDMHPNRGVATSLSKYVAYLVACAPTLLPGRLIVSECTLDELEAQAKKTLQGLVSPRERYEKLRELYNVVDEVPSSVADATAATEATSAHLLSKGVRLGKLLESMENHMIRWELLADFWAEMLVYIAPSDNVAGHIELLAEGGEFVTHIWVLLMHAGILERPATAIP, encoded by the coding sequence GCAACTTTGCTTTTGCCGCTAAGGACCTTCTTGGGCGCATTGGTTTAGTCATGACCTTTATTTTTGTGTGGACATGGGCAACGAGAATCGATTACCACATTGATGCTGCATCCTTAGCGAGCAAACCAACGGCAGAGAATGGCATCAAGTGGCTGGCCGACTACATGAAGCGTGAGCACCAAACCAGCACGTCCTACAACCCCCGCACCATGCAGGGATACAAGTATCCAGTTCTCATACACAATGCAACGGGAAATAGCTATTCTCCAGTAACACTTGATAAAATTTGGTGCGACAACATCGGTGTCTTGTCATCTTCCAACAGTCCTCATATCCGTCGCCTCAAAGATCTATGTCTCTCATTTGCTCTGTTCCATCTTGTGGTTCGGCGATACTTCGGTTACAGCTGTCCTGAATCTAAGCTTGACAAGTCTCGTGCTCTTGTTCTTGATGGACTGCTGCAAACAGAACAAGACTATGAAAGAGCATTCCAAGTGATTGAAGCAGAGCTTGCTTTTCTATATGACTTCTTCTTCACCAAGTATGCTGCCATTATGTATGGAAGTAAGAAGTACTATTGTGCTACCTCATTTGCCATCACAGTTGTCTGTATTGGTGTGGGTACATGGGCTATTAGTGTTTCCAACAAGCAAGTTTCTATTTTGGATGATCTCTTGGTCGAAACCAGCACATGTGACGTTGTGGTAACCGTAGCAGCCTTGGTTGCACTGTCACTATTCGAGCTGTTGCAGATATGTTCTTATTTTGCCTCCGACTGGTCAAAAGTATCCTTGGTTTGTACGTATGCAACAAATCCATCCTGGCAAAAAAATGACCGAATAAAGAAGGTTCTTTTGCTTCTAGGGAGACCTCACCGCTGGCTTCACTATTGGCGCAACACCATTGGCCAGTACTCAGTCCTTGATTCCTTCAGCTCCAGTTCTTGGGATCGGTTGAAGCAACGCTTTCAGAGTAGGAAGACCGGCAATCCTGTAGAGTTGCAAATGGAGGTGAAGAAGGCAGTCGCACGGGTTATCAAGAACTCAATCAACGGGCATCTATCAAATGGAGCATCGGCGTTGATGAGACATGGCATGAGTGATGAGCTATGCTGGGCATGTCAGACTGACGATGAATTTACTCTCACTCACAGCATATTGGTATGGCATGTCGCGACTGGCTACTGCGAGATCGAAACAATCGCAGGCCccaatgaaaatgatatgcatccaAACCGAGGTGTCGCCACTAGCTTGTCCAAGTATGTCGCATACTTGGTAGCTTGTGCTCCGACGTTGCTACCAGGCCGTCTGATAGTTTCAGAGTGTACGCTTGACGAGCTGGAGGCACAAGCAAAGAAAACTCTTCAAGGACTCGTATCACCAAGGGAGAGGTATGAAAAGCTTAGAGAACTGTACAATGTCGTTGATGAAGTTCCGTCAAGCGTAGCGGATGCAACTGCTGCAACAGAGGCAACGTCCGCGCATCTGTTGAGCAAGGGTGTCAGGCTAGGGAAGTTGTTGGAGAGCATGGAGAATCACATGATCCGTTGGGAACTATTGGCCGATTTCTGGGCAGAGATGCTGGTGTATATCGCCCCGTCTGATAATGTGGCTGGTCACATTGAACTTCTTGCTGAAGGTGGCGAGTTTGTGACCCACATCTGGGTGCTGCTTATGCATGCTGGCATCCTGGAGCGGCCTGCTACTGCAATACCCTAG